In the Malania oleifera isolate guangnan ecotype guangnan chromosome 1, ASM2987363v1, whole genome shotgun sequence genome, one interval contains:
- the LOC131149025 gene encoding probable pectinesterase 29, with protein sequence MGLAVGSRRHGMSYPLFQWCFLIALFLGVFGQLSLGSGQSSGDPFVIRTIVVDKSGHGHFSTIQAAVDAIPWNSQKWICIFVKAGLYEEKVIIPKEKPYIYLKGEGKRKTNVVWDDHDSVVQSPTFMSMADNFFAKSITFTNSYNLPTGKNGNPRTPAVAAMIAGDNSSFYRCGFHGVQDTLWDFQGRHYFKRCTISGAVDFIFGSGQSIYDRCTIAATAATLGPGLSGYITAQGRSSPEETNGFVFKGCNVVGTGTTLLGRPWRGYARVLFYNTNMSHIVVPRGWDAWYSASREHQLTFAEESCYGVGSDMSQRVEWVKKLSQEKVKELTSMNFIGGDAWIRSQPRTRILSY encoded by the exons ATGGGTCTGGCGGTCGGCAGCAGGAGGCATGGAATGTCTTATCCTCTTTTTCAATGGTGCTTCCTAATTGCCCTTTTCTTGGGAGTTTTTGGGCAACTATCCCTCGGTTCTGGGCAGTCTTCGGGTGACCCCTTTGTCATACGAACCATTGTGGTCGACAAGTCTGGCCATGGCCATTTCTCCACCATTCAGGCCGCCGTTGATGCTATTCCTTGGAACAGTCAAAAGTGGATATGTATCTTTGTCAAGGCTGGCCTATACGA AGAGAAGGTGATTATCCCAAAGGAGAAACCGTACATATACCTCAAAGGGGAGGGGAAGAGAAAAACTAATGTTGTATGGGATGATCATGACTCGGTTGTGCAGAGCCCCACTTTCATGTCCATGGCTGACAATTTCTTTGCCAAAAGCATAACTTTtaca AATTCGTACAACCTCCCAACAGGGAAGAATGGAAATCCCAGAACCCCAGCGGTGGCAGCAATGATTGCTGGCGACAACTCATCCTTCTACAGGTGCGGTTTCCATGGGGTGCAGGACACCTTGTGGGACTTCCAAGGCAGACACTATTTCAAGCGCTGCACCATTTCAGGAGCAGTTGATTTTATATTTGGCAGCGGCCAATCTATTTACGAT AGATGTACAATAGCGGCAACAGCAGCGACGTTGGGGCCGGGGCTGTCGGGATACATAACAGCGCAGGGAAGAAGTAGCCCGGAGGAGACGAATGGGTTCGTGTTCAAAGGGTGCAATGTGGTGGGGACGGGGACGACATTATTGGGAAGACCATGGCGGGGCTATGCCAGGGTCCTCTTCTACAACACTAACATGTCTCACATCGTAGTCCCCCGAGGATGGGATGCTTGGTATAGCGCCAGCCGGGA ACACCAATTGACATTTGCAGAGGAGAGTTGCTATGGAGTAGGGTCAGACATGTCACAGCGGGTTGAGTGGGTGAAGAAGCTGAGCCAGGAGAAGGTGAAGGAGTTAACGAGCATGAACTTCATTGGTGGGGATGCTTGGATCAGAAGTCAACCTCGCACTCGAATTCTCTCTTACTAG